A stretch of DNA from Chitinispirillum alkaliphilum:
CCATCGGTGGATTGAATCCTGTTGTAATACAATCGATGACAAATACCCGCGCTCATGATTTTCAGGCCTGTGTTGATCAGATTAAGAGATTACAGGAAGCCGGATGTAGTGTGGTCAGGCTTGCAGTTCCAGATATGGAAGCTGTTGAGGTGTTTAAAAGAATAAGAAAAGCGATTGATTTTCCACTTGTGGCCGATATTCATTTCGATCATCGCCTCGCAATCGAAGCGATAAAGGCGGGGGCAGACAAAATAAGAATAAATCCGGGAAATATCGGATCAAAGGAGCGTGTTCTTCAGGTAATCAAAGAGGCAAAAAGTGCACATATTCCCATACGCATTGGTGTAAATTCAGGATCCCTCCAAAAGTCCCTGCTCAATAAATACGGCAAGGTCACCCCGGAAGCTCTTGTGGAAAGTGCTCTTGGATATATCGCATTCTTCGAGGAAAACGATTTCAGCAATATCATTGTTTCTATCAAAGCAAGTGATGTTGTTACAGCTGTACAGGCCTGTACCCTGCTGGCACAAAAATCAGATGTTGCCCAACATATAGGAATCACCGAGTCAGGGACAATTCGAAGCGGGACAATTCGCTCCAGTGTTGGTATAGGTCACCTTCTTGCCATGGGGATCGGAGATACCATCCGGGTTTCATTATCGGGAGATCCTGTTGAGGAGATTTATGTGGCAAAAGAGATCCTCAAATCCCTCGATCTTCACAAGGGATCGGTCGTAATAGCATGTCCCACCTGCGGGCGCACCAATATTGACGTTTCGGATCTGGCTTCAAAAGTTGAGACTCTTGTTTACAAATTAAACTCACCTGTTAAGATAGCCGTAATGGGATGCGTTGTCAACGGCCCCGGTGAAGCCAGGGATGCTGATATCGGAATCGCCGGGGGTAGGGGAGAAGGTCTTATCTTTTCAAAAGGTCAACCAATAAAAAAAGTCCCTGAAGATCAGCTTTTACCCGCTCTTGAGGAGCAGATAAAAATCTGGATAGAAAACAACTGATTGTTTATGCTAAATTGGTGATGGCAAATACCACATGAGCTGCAACACCACTTTTTATTGCCGATTCATCCGGAAGAAACCGTGAACTGTGAATTCCGGCGACATTTTTCTTGTTTCCGGAACCAACTCCCAGATGCACATACAAACCTGGAACAAGTTGTTGATATCTTGAGAAATCCTCTGCGTACATGCTGGGATACTCTAACTTTTTTATCTCGCGGTTGCCAAAATACCCGATAAACGCTTCCTGCGTTTTTCTGGCCAGCTCTTCATCATTGAAACAGGGTGGATATGATTTTTCGAATCTTATATCTACCCCGGCTCTGAAAGACTGCGCTGTTTTCTTTAGTTTTTCTTTTATGCGGGAAACAATGAATTTTTCCAGCTTGTCTGAGTGGTAACGAATAGTCCCCTGAAATTCAGCTGTATCGGGAATTATATTCCGTCTCACCCCAGAATGTAAACTTCCCACCGTTATAACTGCAGGCTGTACAACAGGGCATTCTCTGCTCACTATAGTCTGCAGCGACATAATCATTGAGGAAGCACAAACAATGGGGTCCACACTATTCTCCGGTGATGCCCCATGGCCTCCCCTTCCTTTCACGACAACATCAAACAGTGTTACTCCTGCAAAATCGTACCCCTTTTTTATACCTATGATACCGGTTCGGAATGAAGGGTTCACATGGAGTCCAAACACTGCATCTGCATCTGCGGGGAAGACTTTCTTTTTTATGAGATTAAAAGCCCCGCCGGGTTCTTCCTCCTCTGAGGGTTGGAAAATACAAACCACTGTTCCGCTCCAGTACCTGCGAAGATTCCACAATACAGAAATTGCGCCTGTGAGGATTGCTGTATGCATATCATGACCACATGCATGCATTACACCCTCATTTTGGGATTTGAAATCTATGTCGTTCTCCTCTGTAATCGGAAGCGCGTCCATGTCCGCACGCAGTACGATTTTTTTCCCTTTTCCATTCTTTAGTTCCACAGATACCGCGGTTTTGTCAAGATGATATTTGGGATCGAACCCCCTGTTTTTCAGAGTCGTGTATACAAGCGCAGCAGTGTCAGTTTCTTTTCCTGAAAGCTCGGGGTTTTTATGGATTTTTCTCCGTATATCTCTTGTATCTGGAAACCCTTTTTCTATTTCTGAGTCTATTGTTTTTCTAATAACGGATTCCATTTTTTTTTCCTTTTAGGAGAATACACATCTTTAGTTTTCCCGGTAAGCCATATCTCTCATCTGTAAGATTTTTCTCTTTTTCTGAAAAAAGATATGATCGGCTCTACGTAGTCAGATTCTGTCGAAACTGGAATTTCATCCACACCCGTCGAACGCAGAAGTGAGGACAGTTTCTCTCTTCTTTGTTTGTTTTCCTTTTCGAATGTATCCCTTACGGATTTATCA
This window harbors:
- a CDS encoding 1-hydroxy-2-methyl-2-(E)-butenyl 4-diphosphate synthase, whose product is MINRKKTKPITVRNVTIGGLNPVVIQSMTNTRAHDFQACVDQIKRLQEAGCSVVRLAVPDMEAVEVFKRIRKAIDFPLVADIHFDHRLAIEAIKAGADKIRINPGNIGSKERVLQVIKEAKSAHIPIRIGVNSGSLQKSLLNKYGKVTPEALVESALGYIAFFEENDFSNIIVSIKASDVVTAVQACTLLAQKSDVAQHIGITESGTIRSGTIRSSVGIGHLLAMGIGDTIRVSLSGDPVEEIYVAKEILKSLDLHKGSVVIACPTCGRTNIDVSDLASKVETLVYKLNSPVKIAVMGCVVNGPGEARDADIGIAGGRGEGLIFSKGQPIKKVPEDQLLPALEEQIKIWIENN
- a CDS encoding peptidase M20, with product MESVIRKTIDSEIEKGFPDTRDIRRKIHKNPELSGKETDTAALVYTTLKNRGFDPKYHLDKTAVSVELKNGKGKKIVLRADMDALPITEENDIDFKSQNEGVMHACGHDMHTAILTGAISVLWNLRRYWSGTVVCIFQPSEEEEPGGAFNLIKKKVFPADADAVFGLHVNPSFRTGIIGIKKGYDFAGVTLFDVVVKGRGGHGASPENSVDPIVCASSMIMSLQTIVSRECPVVQPAVITVGSLHSGVRRNIIPDTAEFQGTIRYHSDKLEKFIVSRIKEKLKKTAQSFRAGVDIRFEKSYPPCFNDEELARKTQEAFIGYFGNREIKKLEYPSMYAEDFSRYQQLVPGLYVHLGVGSGNKKNVAGIHSSRFLPDESAIKSGVAAHVVFAITNLA